One region of Tachysurus fulvidraco isolate hzauxx_2018 chromosome 9, HZAU_PFXX_2.0, whole genome shotgun sequence genomic DNA includes:
- the vamp8 gene encoding vesicle-associated membrane protein 8, whose protein sequence is MGVGDPNSMEQGASASVQETDQVKSLQSQVDGVKDIMTQNVERILARGERLDDLMDKSEDLQAGAQNFKHTSQKVARAYWWKNVKLIVVMVVLVALVVLIIVLLATGVIPTSSQVGPTTKPPGK, encoded by the exons ATGGGAGTTGGAGATCCAAACAGTATG gaGCAGGGGGCATCGGCTTCGGTGCAGGAAACAGACCAGGTTAAGTCGTTGCAGTCTCAGGTGGATGGTGTGAAGGACATCATGACTCAGAATGTGGAGCGGATCCTGGCACGTGGAGAAAGACTCGATGACCTGATGGACAAATCTGAGGACTTGCAGGCCGGG GCGCAGAACTTCAAGCACACATCTCAGAAGGTGGCTCGCGCTTACTGGTGGAAGAACGTGAAGCTGATCGTGGTGATGGTGGTCCTGGTAGCCCTCGTCGTCCTCATCATCGTGCTGCTTGCTACAGGAGTGATCCCCACAAGTTCCCAGGTTGGCCCCACAACCAAACCACCAGGAAAATAA